A region of Cloacibacillus sp. DNA encodes the following proteins:
- the rodA gene encoding rod shape-determining protein RodA, with the protein MAEKYSTSWADIRSYMDWSLLIFTLILFGFGLVAIYSASASFARGGAPVSDFVVKQTLWGAMSALLYVAVLKTDYRNIIKYAWFFFAAIIVIFIVLLVIGHTAKGSQRWFNLGFIRFQPSELGKVVFALAIAKLCSNLPPNTVRGIGTALLMAGSVIGLIMIQPDLGSSLVYAVMLFAVFIAAGAPVKILLGMVGSLLALLPVGWMILKPYQRMRLLVFLDPTVDPQGAGYNVIQSRIAVGSGGIFGKGFMHGTQGKLHFLPEPHTDFIFSVFSEEFGFVGCSVALILFGLLLWRILSISQYTKEMEAKLLCVAIAAWIWFQIVESVAMSMGLAPVTGLPLPLFSYGGSSLLVISIGLALVQSVNIVARRERF; encoded by the coding sequence ATGGCTGAAAAATATTCAACGAGCTGGGCCGACATCAGATCCTACATGGACTGGAGCCTGCTCATTTTTACGCTGATACTGTTTGGCTTCGGGCTGGTCGCCATATACAGCGCAAGCGCCTCGTTTGCGCGCGGCGGCGCGCCCGTCTCGGACTTTGTCGTAAAGCAGACGCTCTGGGGCGCGATGAGCGCGCTGCTTTACGTCGCCGTCTTGAAAACGGACTACCGCAACATCATAAAATATGCGTGGTTTTTCTTTGCCGCCATCATTGTTATTTTTATAGTGCTGCTCGTCATAGGCCATACGGCTAAAGGTTCTCAGCGGTGGTTCAACCTGGGCTTCATTCGCTTCCAGCCCTCGGAGCTGGGAAAGGTCGTATTTGCGCTCGCTATTGCGAAACTTTGCTCAAACCTCCCGCCGAACACCGTGCGCGGCATCGGCACGGCGCTGCTCATGGCGGGCTCCGTCATCGGCCTCATCATGATACAGCCGGACCTTGGAAGTTCGCTCGTCTACGCGGTGATGCTCTTTGCCGTTTTTATCGCGGCTGGCGCGCCCGTCAAGATACTGCTGGGGATGGTCGGTTCTTTGCTTGCGCTGCTGCCGGTGGGCTGGATGATATTAAAGCCGTACCAGCGAATGCGCCTGCTTGTCTTTCTCGACCCGACTGTGGACCCGCAGGGCGCGGGCTACAACGTCATCCAGTCGCGCATAGCTGTAGGCTCCGGCGGCATCTTTGGAAAGGGCTTCATGCACGGCACTCAGGGAAAGCTGCATTTTCTGCCGGAGCCTCATACAGACTTTATATTCAGCGTCTTTTCGGAGGAGTTCGGCTTCGTCGGATGCTCCGTCGCCCTCATCCTCTTTGGGCTGCTTCTTTGGAGGATACTCTCCATCTCGCAGTACACCAAGGAGATGGAGGCAAAACTTCTGTGCGTCGCGATAGCCGCGTGGATATGGTTTCAGATAGTTGAAAGCGTCGCCATGAGCATGGGGCTGGCGCCTGTGACGGGGCTTCCGCTTCCTCTTTTCAGCTACGGGGGAAGCTCGCTGCTCGTCATCTCCATAGGGCTCGCGCTCGTTCAAAGCGTGAACATCGTAGCAAGGCGGGAGCGCTTTTAA
- a CDS encoding septum site-determining protein MinC, which yields MIQLKGRQAGSLKCIVPADMSERQMFDGFASLLSTGSSLLNGSEIVIDLQERRFSPSLLTKIWKSFIEPSGSSISYWIVTDNDSRASLERMGFKVSPEDATPVAVPVRSDALGVDACVYFGTLRGGQKISHTGDVIVIGNVNQGAEIAAKGDVTIIGRLNGLVHAGCCGDDAMIILTRSLEAGQIRIGTKVGIIDRDSPYWGKEVSIQISNGNVQVLPWPAL from the coding sequence ATGATACAATTAAAGGGCAGGCAGGCCGGTTCTCTGAAATGTATAGTGCCGGCCGACATGAGCGAACGTCAGATGTTCGATGGATTTGCTTCGCTGCTTTCTACGGGCAGCAGCCTGTTGAACGGCAGCGAGATAGTCATCGACCTGCAGGAGCGCAGATTTTCTCCGTCCCTTCTGACGAAGATATGGAAAAGTTTCATCGAGCCAAGCGGTTCTTCGATATCGTACTGGATTGTGACGGACAATGATTCTCGCGCCTCTCTTGAACGGATGGGCTTCAAGGTCTCTCCAGAGGACGCGACTCCCGTGGCCGTCCCAGTAAGGTCCGACGCTTTGGGTGTAGACGCGTGCGTCTATTTTGGCACGCTGCGCGGCGGCCAGAAGATATCGCACACAGGCGACGTCATCGTCATAGGCAACGTAAATCAGGGCGCGGAGATTGCGGCCAAAGGCGACGTCACGATAATAGGCCGGCTCAACGGCCTTGTTCACGCCGGCTGCTGCGGCGACGACGCCATGATAATTCTTACCAGATCGCTTGAAGCGGGGCAGATAAGAATCGGGACGAAAGTTGGTATAATAGACAGGGATTCTCCGTACTGGGGCAAAGAGGTATCTATCCAAATATCAAATGGAAACGTGCAGGTGCTCCCATGGCCGGCACTATAA
- a CDS encoding TIGR03936 family radical SAM-associated protein: MPRIRIIFEKCGLFTFVNHMDLPVIFARAARRAGLSQEFTQGFSPHPRISLAAPLAIGVEGFCEPADFWFEKWEAGSLELWNEMLPEGLNILKGAEVPDGAALAKFVDAALYRVTFCRGVLPLLAKEAAENAANAIGALRGCEYNDGVLLISVGDLERCGGGFFVKVFTEAGLIEGWSDLCIERLVTGAWDEETNSVRPLL; the protein is encoded by the coding sequence ATGCCCAGGATTAGGATAATTTTTGAAAAGTGCGGCCTCTTTACCTTCGTAAACCACATGGATCTGCCAGTCATCTTTGCGAGGGCGGCGCGCCGCGCGGGGCTTTCGCAGGAGTTCACGCAGGGTTTTTCTCCCCATCCGAGGATAAGCCTGGCCGCTCCTCTTGCCATAGGCGTAGAAGGCTTCTGCGAGCCGGCGGATTTCTGGTTTGAAAAATGGGAGGCCGGCTCTCTTGAACTCTGGAATGAAATGCTTCCCGAAGGCTTGAATATATTAAAGGGCGCGGAAGTGCCCGACGGCGCGGCTCTTGCAAAGTTCGTTGACGCCGCGCTGTACCGCGTGACGTTTTGCCGCGGAGTTCTGCCGCTTCTGGCAAAAGAGGCGGCGGAGAACGCGGCAAACGCCATAGGCGCGCTTCGCGGCTGCGAATACAACGACGGCGTCCTGCTCATATCGGTAGGCGACCTGGAGCGCTGCGGAGGCGGCTTTTTTGTAAAGGTATTCACCGAGGCCGGTCTCATAGAGGGTTGGTCCGACCTTTGCATTGAGAGGCTTGTGACGGGCGCCTGGGACGAAGAGACGAACTCCGTCAGACCGCTCTTATAG
- the mrdA gene encoding penicillin-binding protein 2 encodes MHNPQYTKFDAVRRLRFLQSAVFVSFLLLASGLFFFQIIQGNDYIKLASNNRLRILRITPPRGSIVDVNGAPLAVNVRTFNINGYPIDLQKEENIASITSLLQRNGIPMTQEKFRELVAKQYSAPYRAITVATNLTFAQVAEIIMDKDFKKTLFLTSVWRRTYPAAQYAAHVVGYVAEITKEELEARDSESYMGGDMIGKNGIEGKYEERLKGAAGEEVIEVDSRGRKLRNVSYLKSTKGDDMTLTIDIAAQRYAAELLGDFRGAVIAMDVKTGAVRCLYSAPSYDPNPLTWGITNEEWRALNDKTKRPMMNRAISGAYPPASTFKLITGSAVLETGTVNQYTSVYCPGYYELGNRRFRCWKHSGHGRETIVTALRDSCDVYFYHFAYQMGIDRLLKTAEKYGVGEKTGIDLPGEVSGTLAGPDWKKKRIKENWYGGDTVNYSIGQGYVLMTPLQVLRAYAAVANGGKLLTPRLNAAAPVESAPLDISSNVMKLIQGGMQEVTKSGTGKRASSFGVAVAGKTGTAQNSHGEDHAWFVGFAPADDPKYVAVAIAEAGKAGSSVTGPIVGKMLNFLINGKKYAQPSDTAGVAYPAPAGGQSRGAER; translated from the coding sequence ATGCATAACCCGCAATACACAAAATTTGACGCCGTCCGCCGTCTGCGTTTTTTGCAGTCGGCAGTCTTCGTCTCTTTTTTGCTGCTTGCTTCAGGGCTTTTTTTCTTTCAGATAATACAGGGCAACGACTACATAAAACTTGCTTCCAACAACAGGCTTCGCATACTTAGGATAACGCCTCCGCGCGGCAGCATCGTAGACGTAAACGGCGCTCCTCTTGCCGTAAACGTCAGGACCTTCAACATCAACGGCTATCCCATAGATTTGCAGAAGGAGGAAAACATCGCCTCCATCACGTCGCTGCTTCAGCGCAACGGCATCCCGATGACGCAGGAAAAATTCCGCGAATTGGTCGCAAAACAATACTCCGCGCCATACCGCGCCATCACCGTCGCCACAAACCTCACCTTCGCGCAGGTGGCTGAGATAATAATGGACAAAGATTTTAAAAAGACGCTCTTTCTAACCTCCGTCTGGCGGCGCACATATCCCGCTGCGCAGTACGCGGCGCACGTCGTGGGCTACGTCGCAGAGATAACCAAAGAGGAGCTGGAGGCAAGAGATTCCGAGTCCTACATGGGCGGAGACATGATAGGCAAGAACGGCATCGAGGGAAAATACGAGGAGCGGCTAAAGGGCGCGGCTGGCGAAGAAGTCATAGAGGTCGACTCCAGAGGCCGCAAGCTTCGCAATGTGAGCTACCTCAAATCCACCAAGGGCGACGACATGACGCTCACCATCGACATAGCGGCGCAGCGCTACGCGGCGGAGCTTTTGGGTGATTTTCGCGGCGCCGTCATCGCGATGGATGTAAAAACCGGCGCGGTGCGCTGTCTTTACTCGGCTCCAAGCTACGACCCGAACCCGCTCACCTGGGGCATAACAAACGAAGAATGGCGCGCGCTGAACGACAAAACGAAGCGCCCCATGATGAACCGCGCCATATCGGGGGCCTATCCTCCCGCCTCCACCTTCAAACTTATAACAGGCTCCGCAGTGCTTGAGACTGGAACGGTAAATCAGTACACGAGCGTCTACTGCCCCGGCTACTACGAACTGGGCAACAGACGTTTTCGCTGCTGGAAACACAGTGGACACGGGCGCGAGACCATAGTGACCGCGCTCAGGGACTCATGCGACGTCTATTTTTATCACTTCGCCTACCAGATGGGCATAGACCGGCTGCTTAAGACCGCCGAAAAATACGGCGTCGGAGAAAAAACGGGGATAGACCTTCCCGGAGAGGTATCGGGCACTCTTGCCGGTCCCGACTGGAAGAAGAAAAGAATAAAAGAGAACTGGTACGGCGGAGATACTGTAAACTATTCGATAGGGCAGGGATATGTGCTGATGACGCCGCTGCAAGTCCTCAGGGCCTACGCAGCGGTGGCGAATGGTGGTAAACTTTTAACGCCCAGGCTGAATGCCGCGGCTCCAGTGGAGAGCGCTCCTCTTGATATATCGTCAAACGTCATGAAACTCATACAGGGCGGTATGCAGGAGGTAACAAAGAGCGGCACCGGTAAAAGGGCCAGCTCATTTGGCGTGGCCGTCGCTGGAAAGACCGGCACGGCGCAGAACTCGCACGGCGAGGACCACGCGTGGTTCGTAGGCTTCGCTCCCGCCGACGACCCGAAGTATGTCGCCGTGGCAATAGCGGAGGCCGGCAAAGCCGGCTCGTCTGTAACTGGGCCTATAGTAGGTAAAATGCTGAATTTCTTGATAAACGGCAAAAAATATGCACAGCCGTCCGATACGGCGGGGGTCGCCTACCCCGCGCCCGCCGGAGGCCAAAGCAGAGGTGCTGAAAGATGA
- the minE gene encoding cell division topological specificity factor MinE encodes MGIIDVISGLFGKNKSSSVAKERLQLVLIHDRNDISPEVLNALRGEMIKVIKKYLDIDETGIELDLNREDHSVALLASIPLKNLQRPARGHKRTGETKNQ; translated from the coding sequence ATGGGCATTATTGACGTTATCAGCGGCCTTTTTGGAAAAAACAAGAGCAGCTCGGTTGCGAAGGAACGCCTGCAGCTTGTGCTCATCCACGACAGGAACGACATTTCGCCTGAGGTGCTCAACGCGCTGCGCGGCGAGATGATCAAAGTGATAAAAAAATACCTCGATATAGACGAGACCGGAATCGAACTGGATCTGAACAGGGAAGACCACTCCGTGGCGCTGCTTGCCAGCATCCCGCTGAAAAACCTTCAGCGACCGGCTAGGGGACACAAAAGGACAGGCGAGACAAAGAATCAATGA
- the mreC gene encoding rod shape-determining protein MreC has translation MRLLVRGVRPGVSGFISVIAGMAILFFMTAAPSVKYAAIEVVNAALTYPEKPVLYVRNIVKISGNWVLERASLQERVAKLELKNQAFAEALQKAGIAKPAPKVSYIRAVVTLRYPQDWWQEFRIDKGAKDGVLEKAAVTSEGYFVGRVTRVGDNYAWVELITSASFLLAAAVDQTRDLGVVNGDDFGRLKLLYVPEERQLKKGMTISTSLMSDLIPPGLPIGTIIGAEDNKEGYTEMRLSAGAHLTQLYNVEVFTGKGVERQ, from the coding sequence ATGCGTCTGTTAGTCAGAGGCGTCCGTCCGGGCGTGAGCGGATTCATCTCAGTGATCGCCGGCATGGCCATACTCTTTTTCATGACCGCCGCGCCTTCTGTCAAATACGCGGCCATTGAGGTGGTAAACGCCGCCCTCACCTATCCTGAAAAGCCGGTGCTTTACGTCCGCAACATCGTAAAGATAAGCGGCAACTGGGTGCTGGAGAGGGCGAGCCTTCAGGAACGCGTGGCGAAGCTCGAATTAAAAAACCAGGCGTTTGCGGAGGCGCTCCAAAAGGCCGGCATCGCGAAGCCCGCGCCCAAGGTCTCCTACATAAGGGCCGTAGTGACGCTGCGTTACCCGCAGGACTGGTGGCAGGAGTTTCGTATCGACAAAGGAGCTAAAGACGGCGTGCTTGAAAAAGCGGCCGTCACCTCGGAGGGCTATTTCGTCGGCCGCGTCACGCGCGTCGGCGATAATTACGCGTGGGTCGAGCTGATCACCTCCGCCTCATTTCTTTTGGCGGCGGCGGTCGACCAGACGCGCGACCTGGGCGTCGTAAACGGCGACGACTTCGGACGCCTGAAACTGCTCTACGTGCCGGAGGAACGCCAGCTTAAAAAAGGCATGACCATCTCCACCTCTCTTATGAGCGACCTCATCCCGCCGGGGCTTCCCATCGGCACGATAATAGGCGCGGAGGACAACAAAGAGGGCTATACGGAGATGCGTCTTTCGGCTGGCGCGCATTTGACGCAGCTCTACAATGTAGAAGTCTTTACTGGAAAGGGCGTGGAACGTCAATGA
- the radC gene encoding DNA repair protein RadC — MNISQIPSCERPREKLIEHGAESLSLAELLAVLLRTGLPGEDVVTMSQNLLNKMGGLEGMARAGMAELMREKGLKAAKAASLAAALELGKRMVLQNDAEKGKWEHRLRTIAFETKYMEREGIYALFLSARDKLLGESRLSYGGLSGAFLDLPVFFRQAVRVGAVKVVLLHNHPDGIKDTSADDRKLTEYVEKALRFLGIELKAHYIAADGELFLIGRAVCEPEKGTPLRAAD, encoded by the coding sequence GTGAACATCTCCCAGATCCCCTCATGCGAGCGTCCGCGCGAGAAGCTGATCGAGCATGGAGCGGAGTCGCTGTCGCTTGCGGAACTTCTCGCCGTTCTTTTAAGGACCGGCCTTCCGGGTGAGGACGTCGTCACGATGTCGCAGAACCTGCTGAATAAAATGGGCGGACTTGAAGGCATGGCAAGGGCGGGAATGGCAGAACTGATGCGCGAAAAGGGACTTAAGGCTGCTAAGGCGGCGTCGCTTGCCGCGGCGCTGGAACTTGGAAAGCGCATGGTGCTGCAAAACGACGCGGAAAAGGGAAAATGGGAGCACAGGCTGCGCACTATAGCCTTTGAAACTAAATACATGGAACGCGAGGGGATATACGCGCTCTTTTTAAGCGCGAGGGACAAGCTGCTTGGCGAATCCCGGCTCTCTTACGGGGGGCTTTCAGGCGCGTTCCTCGACCTGCCGGTCTTTTTCAGGCAGGCGGTGCGCGTCGGCGCGGTGAAGGTGGTGCTGCTTCACAACCACCCTGACGGAATAAAAGACACAAGCGCGGACGACAGGAAACTTACGGAATATGTGGAAAAGGCGCTTCGTTTTTTGGGAATAGAATTAAAGGCGCATTACATCGCAGCCGACGGCGAACTTTTTCTGATAGGACGCGCAGTTTGCGAACCGGAAAAAGGAACGCCGCTACGCGCGGCGGATTAA
- a CDS encoding rod shape-determining protein: MFNFRPNLFNNEIGIDIGTVNTVIYVKSKGVVINEPSVIAVRNINRKGQKEIIALGSEAKKMVGRTPVDITTVRPLSHGVIADFEMTQHMLRHYMQLAVASSGMFSHPRVAVCVPASVTEVEKRAVVEVTLAAGAKEAFVVEEPLAAARGIGLPIDEAQGNMVVNMGGGTCDVAVLSLGGIVINQSVRVAGDAIDEAIIMMLRQNYTLAIGDTTAEEIKIAIGSVIPIDQELKMDVKGRDLVDGLPKVISISSEEVREAIEPIIMQIEDTIRSTLERTPPELVRDVVDQGIVLSGGTANLRGLNIRFADALNVPIHLAEQPLFSVALGLGKILEMPQDKKRLSIAVEKQGA; this comes from the coding sequence TTGTTCAATTTCAGACCGAACCTTTTCAATAACGAAATCGGCATTGACATTGGAACGGTAAATACAGTCATATATGTAAAGTCGAAGGGCGTAGTCATAAACGAACCTTCCGTCATCGCGGTGCGCAACATAAACCGCAAAGGACAGAAGGAAATAATAGCACTAGGCTCAGAGGCAAAGAAAATGGTCGGACGCACGCCGGTGGACATCACCACGGTGCGCCCTCTTTCCCACGGCGTCATTGCGGACTTTGAGATGACGCAGCACATGCTGCGCCACTACATGCAGCTCGCGGTCGCATCAAGCGGGATGTTCTCGCACCCGCGCGTGGCCGTCTGTGTTCCGGCAAGCGTCACAGAGGTAGAAAAACGCGCCGTTGTAGAGGTTACGCTCGCGGCCGGCGCAAAAGAGGCCTTCGTAGTCGAGGAGCCGCTTGCCGCGGCGCGCGGCATAGGGCTGCCGATTGACGAAGCGCAGGGCAACATGGTTGTAAATATGGGCGGCGGCACCTGCGACGTGGCGGTGCTTTCTCTTGGCGGCATCGTCATAAACCAGTCCGTCCGCGTGGCGGGAGACGCCATCGACGAGGCTATCATCATGATGCTTCGCCAGAATTACACGCTTGCCATCGGCGACACCACCGCCGAAGAGATAAAAATCGCAATAGGTTCGGTCATTCCTATTGATCAGGAACTTAAAATGGACGTAAAGGGCCGCGACCTCGTGGACGGCCTGCCGAAGGTCATAAGCATCTCCTCCGAAGAGGTGCGCGAAGCGATAGAGCCCATCATCATGCAGATAGAGGACACCATAAGGTCTACCCTAGAACGCACTCCGCCGGAGCTTGTCCGCGACGTCGTCGATCAGGGTATAGTGCTCTCTGGAGGCACAGCGAATTTAAGAGGCCTCAACATCCGCTTTGCTGACGCGCTCAACGTGCCGATACATCTTGCGGAACAGCCGCTCTTTTCTGTGGCGCTCGGCCTTGGTAAAATACTCGAGATGCCGCAGGATAAAAAGCGTCTCTCCATCGCCGTTGAGAAACAGGGAGCATGA
- the minD gene encoding septum site-determining protein MinD, which yields MACRTIVITSGKGGVGKTTTTANLAASLAAAGLRVVAIDGDVGLRNLDVIMGLENRIVYTLIDVIDGNCRLNQALIRDKRFDNLFLIPTAQSKTKDAVSSEQMIKLCADLRRDFDFILIDSPAGIESGFKNAAAGADEALVVTTPEVSAVRDADRIIGLLESMGKAPIQLIVNRIRPDMVKRGEMLTIQDVLDILAVDLVGAIPDDESIVISANRGEPLTLSGESRASAAYGNIAKRLCGEEVPFLDLSKPEGGLFASLRRFFTKG from the coding sequence TTGGCTTGCAGAACTATAGTCATCACTTCAGGTAAGGGCGGCGTCGGCAAAACGACGACGACGGCAAACCTCGCAGCATCGCTTGCCGCGGCGGGCCTAAGAGTGGTCGCCATCGACGGCGACGTGGGGCTCAGGAATCTCGACGTCATTATGGGCCTTGAAAACAGGATAGTGTATACGCTCATCGACGTCATTGATGGCAACTGCCGCCTGAATCAGGCGCTCATCCGCGACAAAAGGTTTGACAATCTTTTTCTCATTCCCACCGCGCAGTCAAAGACAAAGGACGCCGTATCCTCCGAGCAGATGATAAAGCTGTGCGCCGACCTGCGCCGCGATTTTGATTTTATTTTGATAGACAGCCCCGCCGGCATAGAATCCGGTTTCAAGAACGCGGCGGCCGGAGCGGACGAAGCGCTTGTCGTGACGACGCCCGAAGTCTCCGCCGTGCGTGACGCTGACCGCATCATAGGGCTGCTTGAGTCTATGGGCAAAGCGCCGATACAGCTTATTGTAAACAGGATACGCCCCGACATGGTCAAGCGCGGAGAGATGCTCACCATACAGGACGTGCTTGACATACTGGCGGTCGACTTGGTCGGCGCCATTCCTGACGACGAATCCATCGTCATCTCGGCAAACCGCGGCGAGCCGCTTACGCTCTCTGGCGAATCACGCGCGAGCGCGGCATACGGCAACATCGCAAAACGCCTTTGCGGTGAAGAGGTCCCCTTCTTGGACCTTTCAAAGCCCGAGGGCGGCCTCTTCGCCTCTCTGCGCAGATTCTTCACAAAGGGCTAG
- a CDS encoding TIGR03960 family B12-binding radical SAM protein: MYAALDETRLKRLLSSVKRPSRYIGGEWGSGPVKEEAGLVRICYAFPDLYEVGMSYLGFQILYQLTKSLPYADAERVYTPWPDMEAAMRDSKTPIWALESKRPLKAFDAVGFTLQYELSYTNILTILDLASIPFRAADRTEEDPIILAGGPGALAPEPTAPFIDAFLVGDGEALIPDVLKCLHELKGAPRAEKLAALAKIEGVYVPALFSGGRIRRRIVERLDEAFYHTSMIVPNTGIVHDRATMQVFKGCTRGCRFCQAGMIDRPLRERSAESVCAQARQILASTGWEETGLLSLATCDWQGLAPTMENLKPVLAENQIKLSLPSLRVDAFSVELAAGLESMRKGGLTFAPEAGSQRLRDVINKGVTEEAIEDALSSTFEHGWDRVKLYFMMGLPTETQEDLAGILDICNKAVSIAKRNKRRGDVNASVAGFVPKAHTPFQWEAQATISELRERGRWLKTTLRNRKVSLSYHEPEQTFLEGVFARGDSRLAAAIEEAWRRGARFDGWSEFFNIERWNEVFRDLDIDAAAYTGARGVDDVLPWDHIDSGVSKEYLLRERAKALAGCVTEDCRLCCNGCGWQGKTEVCRNAQD, encoded by the coding sequence ATGTATGCAGCACTAGATGAGACGCGCCTAAAGAGGCTTTTGTCCTCTGTAAAGCGTCCGTCGCGCTATATCGGCGGCGAATGGGGGAGCGGCCCTGTAAAAGAAGAGGCCGGCCTCGTTCGTATATGTTACGCCTTTCCAGACCTCTACGAGGTCGGGATGAGCTATCTTGGCTTTCAGATACTCTATCAGCTTACAAAATCGCTGCCCTACGCCGACGCGGAGAGAGTTTACACGCCGTGGCCCGACATGGAGGCGGCTATGCGCGACAGCAAAACGCCTATATGGGCGCTCGAGAGCAAACGTCCTCTCAAAGCCTTCGACGCAGTAGGCTTCACACTTCAGTACGAGCTTTCGTACACGAACATACTGACTATCCTGGACCTCGCCTCCATTCCGTTCCGCGCGGCGGACAGAACGGAAGAGGACCCGATAATTTTGGCGGGAGGCCCCGGCGCGCTTGCGCCTGAGCCGACGGCGCCGTTCATCGACGCCTTCCTTGTAGGCGACGGCGAGGCGCTGATACCCGATGTCTTAAAATGCCTGCACGAGCTTAAGGGCGCGCCGCGCGCGGAAAAACTTGCGGCGCTTGCGAAAATTGAAGGCGTATACGTCCCCGCGCTTTTTTCCGGCGGAAGGATACGCCGCCGTATAGTGGAGCGGCTTGACGAGGCCTTCTACCACACCTCGATGATAGTTCCAAACACGGGCATAGTGCACGACCGTGCTACGATGCAGGTCTTCAAGGGCTGCACGCGCGGCTGCCGCTTCTGTCAGGCCGGCATGATAGACAGGCCGCTGCGCGAAAGAAGCGCGGAATCGGTCTGCGCTCAGGCGCGTCAGATACTCGCCTCGACTGGCTGGGAGGAGACGGGGCTGCTTTCGCTCGCCACCTGCGACTGGCAGGGGCTCGCTCCCACCATGGAAAATTTAAAACCTGTGCTTGCGGAGAATCAGATAAAACTTTCCCTGCCGAGCCTGCGCGTAGACGCCTTTTCCGTAGAGCTCGCCGCGGGGCTTGAAAGCATGAGAAAGGGCGGCCTCACCTTCGCGCCCGAGGCCGGCTCGCAGCGTCTGCGCGACGTAATCAACAAGGGCGTCACGGAAGAGGCGATAGAGGACGCGCTTTCTTCGACCTTTGAACACGGATGGGACCGCGTGAAGCTCTATTTCATGATGGGGCTTCCGACGGAAACTCAGGAGGACCTTGCCGGCATACTCGACATCTGCAACAAGGCCGTCTCTATAGCGAAAAGAAACAAACGGCGCGGCGACGTCAACGCCTCTGTGGCTGGCTTCGTCCCGAAGGCTCATACGCCGTTTCAGTGGGAGGCGCAGGCGACGATATCCGAGCTTCGCGAGCGCGGACGGTGGCTCAAAACGACGCTGCGCAACCGCAAAGTTTCTCTCTCCTACCACGAGCCGGAGCAGACGTTCCTTGAAGGAGTCTTCGCGCGCGGAGACTCGCGCCTTGCCGCTGCAATCGAGGAGGCGTGGCGCCGCGGCGCCCGCTTTGACGGATGGAGCGAATTTTTTAACATCGAACGCTGGAACGAGGTCTTCCGCGATCTGGATATAGACGCAGCCGCCTACACGGGCGCGCGCGGTGTGGACGACGTTCTTCCGTGGGACCATATAGACAGCGGAGTTTCAAAAGAATACCTGCTGCGCGAACGCGCAAAGGCGCTTGCGGGCTGTGTTACGGAGGACTGCCGCCTTTGCTGCAACGGCTGCGGCTGGCAGGGAAAAACGGAGGTGTGCCGCAATGCCCAGGATTAG